The proteins below come from a single Pichia kudriavzevii chromosome 2, complete sequence genomic window:
- a CDS encoding uncharacterized protein (PKUD0B05180; similar to Saccharomyces cerevisiae YGR278W (CWC22); ancestral locus Anc_5.16) yields MSEKLSKLLKLKSGGAYVPPAKLRELMAQVELEENSKEFQILQWEALKKNINSSVNKVNKKNLKTIVVELFKNNLLQGRGLLCQCIMKSQQLSTSYTDVYASLVSIINSKIPEVGDLLVRRLIVKFKRLIRRNEAEQCRSVVVFLSELFNFHVINSELVQQIIDKLFENISDFRIEMIIEIMRHCGITLHDENGKWFDQKANLLRNVLNENIVNPKSQYLIQEFFDNFKGLVTNYNGIDESLDLVEEEDQITHNFTLSENVLGDDHLDVFKFDPNYEDNREKYNIIRKGILGSDVETDSDQEVDNESSDYSSDYDNEEEEKQDVDDDDNRQYTDDKERNKLTVQIKDLTEQELTTFQKNVYLTIMSSMSPEEATHKLLKLPAVDPKRKEYMLVDMVIKCCAQEKIYSKYYGLIGENLAVINKSWAEVFQALFKENYQNCHRYETALLRNIGAFWGHMFASDKIGWECLSVIKLTEEDTTSSGRIFIKFIFQRMVDELGDKKLNERISEDYIQPFIRGLFPVDNPDHLRFSINYFTAIGMGKLTDKMRSNLNILTEKDKLITSLVNNGSDSDESDVSSPHRGRSRSRSPHIGRSQSYSRSRSTSRERYNRGTLVSAEDRIGMSSFERERSYSRSRTASPARQNHKNDRTDNIPKGPRINHNDNGRGKGHGRGRSGWRGRGRGRGGYSANRSRYRTQENWNYAGRNGSNQFRDDLSYNKRHNDHQYDHPAANRDYYNRQRENR; encoded by the coding sequence ATGTCGGAGAAGCTGTCTAAGTTACTGAAACTAAAGTCAGGGGGTGCATATGTTCCCCCAGCAAAGCTTCGAGAATTAATGGCTCAAGTTGAACTCGAAGAAAACTCGaaagaatttcaaatactgCAATGGGAGGCcctaaagaaaaatatcaacagcTCAGTCAACAAAGTCAACAAAAAGAACTTGAAGACTATAGTTGTAGAGTTGTTTAAGAATAATTTACTACAGGGAAGGGGGTTATTATGTCAGTGCATAATGAAATCCCAACAATTATCAACATCGTACACTGATGTTTATGCATCGTTGGTTTCCATTATAAACTCCAAAATCCCCGAAGTTGGTGACTTGCTAGTGAGGCGATTAATAGTGAAATTTAAAAGATTGATAAGGAGAAATGAAGCAGAACAATGTCGGTcagttgttgtttttctctcaGAATTATTCAATTTCCATGTAATCAATTCGGAATTGGTACAACAAATTATTGacaaattatttgaaaatattagTGATTTTAGAATTGAGATGATTATTGAGATAATGAGACATTGTGGTATTACCTTGcatgatgaaaatggtaAATGGTTTGACCAGAAAGCCAACCTATTAAGAAACGTATTAAACGAAAATATAGTTAATCCGAAATCACAGTATCTCATCCAAGAgttttttgataattttaaAGGTCTTGTTACTAATTATAACGGGATTGATGAAAGTCTAGAtttggttgaagaagaagatcaGATCACTCATAATTTTACCTTAAGTGAAAACGTCCTGGGTGATGACCACTtagatgttttcaaatttgatcCTAATTACGAGGACAATAGggaaaaatacaatatTATCAGAAAAGGGATCTTGGGGAGCGATGTAGAAACAGATTCAGATCAGGAAGTAGATAATGAAAGTTCTGATTATTCTAGTGATTATGACaatgaagaggaagagaaacaagatgttgatgatgacgataATCGCCAATATACAGAtgacaaagaaagaaataaattGACAGTACAGATCAAAGACCTGACGGAACAAGAATTAACTACTTTCCAGAAGAATGTTTATCTTACTATCATGTCCAGTATGAGCCCCGAGGAGGCAACCCATAAGCTCTTAAAGTTGCCTGCAGTTGAtccaaagaggaaagagTACATGCTGGTTGACATGGTGATCAAATGTTGTGCGCAAGAAAAgatatattcaaaatactACGGATTGATAGGAGAAAATCTTGCAGTGATCAACAAATCATGGGCAGAAGTTTTCCAGGCTTTATTTAAAGAAAACTATCAAAATTGTCATAGATATGAGACTGCGTTGTTAAGAAACATAGGCGCATTTTGGGGGCATATGTTTGCAAGTGACAAAATTGGGTGGGAATGTCTTTCTGTTATCAAACTTACCGAAGAAGACACAACATCTTCTGGTCGTATATTTAtcaagtttatttttcaaaggaTGGTTGATGAATTGGGTGATAAGAAGTTGAATGAACGCATTAGTGAAGACTATATTCAACCATTTATCAGAGGTTTGTTTCCTGTTGATAATCCTGATCATTTAAGGTTTTCCATTAATTACTTTACTGCTATAGGAATGGGTAAATTGACCGATAAAATGAGATCCAATCTAAATATTCTAACTGAAAAGGATAAACTTATTACTAGCCTAGTTAATAATGGATCTGATAGTGATGAATCTGACGTGAGTAGTCCTCATCGAGGAAGATCGAGGTCTAGGTCCCCCCATATTGGCAGATCTCAAAGTTACTCAAGATCAAGATCCACATCACGCGAGAGATACAACAGAGGTACACTTGTAAGTGCAGAAGATCGCATAGGAATGTCATCCTttgagagagaaagaagcTATTCTAGGTCGAGAACTGCTTCCCCTGCAAGACAAAATCATAAAAACGACAGAACTGATAATATTCCTAAGGGGCCGAGAATTAATCACAATGATAATGGTCGTGGTAAGGGGCATGGTAGGGGGCGTAGTGGGTGGCGTGGTAGGGGTAGGGGTAGGGGAGGATATTCCGCTAATCGGAGCAGATATAGAACGCAAGAAAACTGGAATTATGCAGGGAGAAATGGAAGCAACCAATTCAGAGATGATTTGAGTTACAATAAGCGACACAATGATCACCAGTATGATCATCCTGCAGCAAATAGAGACTATTACAACagacaaagagaaaatagGTAA
- a CDS encoding uncharacterized protein (PKUD0B05160; similar to Saccharomyces cerevisiae YDR164C (SEC1); ancestral locus Anc_8.351) produces the protein MSLYQIQKDALISDLNRVSSSHRHLIADDTTYPIIDKLFKDDVLNYVYTFKRIDSPDRSKNRDSALYILDPSRSFSLNCLAADFSKGQRYKDVVVMFIPGHWEHFWENMQKNHYFKESLVLSKVPLILEYMSFVPLEPRLYVTGNYHSIPIYYKPEKYGMNYFHYQLDTAVNSMLGMCVALNEYPTVRYYNSRLSKELATRFQQKLDNYWRDHPDNFPIGSKTVFLITDRTMDMFGPLCHYQYYRSQIFDLLDTVEVDRGVDPTATYSYKVETGEGLTRKKLVFNTDDKVYPQLRDLTIEKATDTVRKLYNNLKAEDAKFSNEMLQTANGLRHALVNKDVHLENKAVVTAHYLLTNEMWNGLKKEHVADIITFENLCAAGLGVLDHLKSPVTDGLLHLLANPEINIYNKIRLLVTYAIYRKGIIENDLRKLLMFSMPDKIENVLKLFKNLETLGVFALKHDLKSKAREKNTYFGVKDTDDQMNLMIPTYTNLVSRLVLNKLPEYYDTRTIDASGYIQDEDESLKTFPYVKAGPSPMENEGYQQTVRNQPKWKSTKNTNDAARQKVMLFCAGGLTPSEISSMSSLEEELNRNIIIGTDEIYTVWDMLGDINLINEDEFEFPLTDKIESKPVPQSIVENSMDPSLLQQQQQQQQQQQVPKKSHTHLPHLPLGHHHPENTQTAPEKEKKKIKGVMKKFKKFSI, from the coding sequence atgTCTCTCTACCAAATCCAGAAGGATGCGTTAATATCCGATCTGAACAGGGTAAGCTCATCACATCGTCACTTGATTGCCGATGATACTACATATCCAATAATCGATAAGCTATTCAAAGATGATGTCTTGAACTACGTTTACACCTTCAAAAGAATCGATTCACCTGACCGCTCCAAAAACCGAGATTCTGCATTATACATATTGGATCCTTCCAGATCCTTTTCACTAAATTGTTTGGCAGCAGATTTTTCCAAGGGCCAAAGGTATAAAGACGTGGTTGTGATGTTTATACCTGGTCATTGGGAACATTTCTGGGAAAACATGCAAAAGAATCACTATTTTAAAGAGTCTCTGGTCTTATCGAAAGTTCCATTGATTCTTGAATACATGAGTTTTGTTCCTCTTGAGCCTCGTCTATATGTTACTGGGAACTATCATTCTATCCCAATTTATTACAAGCCAGAAAAGTATGGCATgaattattttcattatcaattaGACACAGCAGTAAATTCCATGCTTGGGATGTGTGTTGCCCTTAATGAGTATCCAACTGTCAGATATTACAACTCTAGATTATCCAAGGAACTAGCTACACGTTTCCAACAAAAATTAGATAATTACTGGAGAGACCACCCTGATAATTTTCCTATAGGAAGCAAAACAGTCTTTTTAATCACTGATCGTACAATGGATATGTTTGGTCCATTATGCCATTATCAATATTACAGATCAcaaatttttgatttgcTTGATACTGTCGAGGTAGACAGAGGCGTAGATCCTACAGCTACATATTCTTACAAGGTTGAAACTGGTGAGGGACTGACTAGGAAAAAACTTGTATTTAATACGGACGATAAAGTGTATCCACAGCTAAGGGATTTAACGATCGAGAAAGCAACCGACACTGTTCGGAAGCTGTATAATAATTTGAAAGCGGAGGATGCCAAATTCTCAAACGAGATGTTGCAGACAGCAAACGGATTAAGACATGCACTTGTCAACAAAGATGTtcatttggaaaataagGCAGTAGTTACTGCTCACTACTTGCTTACAAATGAGATGTGGAATGGCCTTAAGAAGGAACATGTTGCTGATATTATCACTTTTGAGAATCTATGTGCAGCTGGTCTAGGGGTACTCGATCATTTGAAATCGCCGGTTACCGACGGACTATTACATTTATTAGCGAATCCGGAAATCAACATTTATAACAAAATCCGATTACTTGTCACTTATGCCATATACAGGAAAGGTATTATCGAGAATGATTTGCGGAAACTCTTAATGTTCTCCATGCCAGATAAGATCGAAAATGTTCTAAAGCTTTTtaaaaatttggaaacctTAGGGGTTTTTGCATTAAAGCATGatctaaaatcaaaagcCCGTGAGAAAAATACATATTTTGGAGTAAAAGACACAGATGACCAAATGAACCTAATGATTCCTACCTATACTAACCTAGTTTCGAGACTAGTATTAAATAAGTTGCCCGAGTATTATGATACGAGGACAATAGATGCTTCGGGGTATATTcaagatgaagacgaaTCGTTGAAAACATTCCCGTACGTGAAAGCAGGACCTTCGCCTATGGAGAACGAGGGCTATCAACAAACTGTTAGAAACCAACCTAAATGGAAGAGCACAAAGAACACCAATGACGCCGCAAGACAAAAGGTTATGTTGTTTTGTGCTGGCGGTTTAACTCCTTCTGAGATCAGTTCAATGTCTtctttggaagaagaactgAATAGGAACATTATCATAGGCACTGATGAGATTTATACTGTTTGGGATATGCTCGGTGAtatcaatttgatcaacGAGGACGAGTTTGAATTTCCATTGACCGATAAAATCGAGAGTAAACCGGTTCCTCAGTCAATCGTTGAGAATTCCATGGATCCTTCTCTTCtacaacagcagcagcagcaacaacaacaacagcaagTGCCAAAAAAGTCCCATACCCATCTACCCCATCTCCCTTTGGGTCATCACCATCCTGAGAACACTCAAACAGCTcctgaaaaggaaaaaaagaaaattaagGGTGttatgaaaaaattcaagaaattcaGCATATGA
- a CDS encoding uncharacterized protein (PKUD0B05190; similar to Saccharomyces cerevisiae YGR277C (CAB4); ancestral locus Anc_5.17), translating to MLLVITERDSYCYNAIEHIFEVVLTKNIDEIYVLVHPDHGSPLTVSSLIDQLGNIYDSFFQLTSVSKEKLNINVLLYDEKYDPEIASQLWTSVLYTDSVDVFSIPKAYIEHVDKNKIHSISTSTIECTIEKHRKYRLSNPESTYESIPVVAVGGTFDHLHDGHKILLTVSAFLTGRRLIVGVTGPGLLGNKKYVEYMESFEIRVRNVNSFVKIIKPGLFPDIYEINDVCGPTAQVESIDALVVSLESYKGAEFVNNKRRELGWKPLDVYTIGVLGGNEETFNHKMSSTDYRKAEYLRDHADRV from the coding sequence ATGTTACTGGTTATTACTGAAAGGGATTCTTATTGCTATAACGCAATTGAACACATTTTTGAAGTAGTTTTAACAAAGAATATCGATGAGATATATGTTTTGGTTCATCCTGATCATGGTTCACCTTTGACTGTCTCGTCATTAATCGACCAGCTTGGCAATATTTACGATAGTTTCTTCCAGTTGACCTCTGTATCTAAGGAGAAACTGAATATTAATGTGTTACTGTATGATGAAAAGTATGACCCAGAAATTGCATCTCAGTTATGGACATCTGTGCTGTACACAGACTCGGTGGATGTTTTCTCAATTCCCAAGGCTTATATAGAACATgttgataaaaacaaaattcaCTCCATCTCTACCTCAACAATTGAGTGCACAATTGAGAAACATAGGAAATATCGACTATCCAATCCTGAGTCAACGTACGAATCTATACCGGTCGTTGCCGTTGGCGGAACGTTTGACCATCTACATGACGGCCATAAAATTTTACTTACAGTTTCTGCTTTCTTGACAGGTAGACGTCTTATCGTTGGGGTTACTGGTCCTGGATTGCttggaaataaaaagtATGTGGAATATATGGAGAGTTTTGAAATTCGAGTTAGGAATGTCAACAGCTTTGTGAAGATCATAAAGCCAGGTCTTTTTCCAGATATTTACGAAATAAACGATGTTTGTGGCCCGACAGCACAGGTGGAGAGCATAGATGCTTTAGTTGTTAGTTTGGAATCTTATAAAGGTGCTGAGTTTGTCAATAATAAGAGAAGAGAACTTGGTTGGAAACCTCTGGATGTGTATACTATCGGTGTTTTGGGAGGCAATGAAGAAACTTTTAACCATAAAATGAGTAGTACAGATTATAGAAAGGCTGAGTATCTTAGAGATCACGCTGATCGTGTATAG
- a CDS encoding uncharacterized protein (PKUD0B05170; similar to Saccharomyces cerevisiae YNL231C (PDR16); ancestral locus Anc_2.12) has product MFGFGKKKEAKKEDKADSKNFIKVSTPFEHPVEGIVPPKEKKLTDEQDTKYQEVLHYFQRPDLEVSVKEKESSKKEPLIDDEKAWLTRECILRYLRATKWVVKDAIERIEGTIAWRREFGIQYQDPEKNSCNAKLVEPESLTGKQVVLGFDNDARPCLYLKPGRQNTKTSHRQVQHLVFCLEKVIDFMPSGQDSLALLIDFKQHPEISANVETSKIPPLSVGREVLHILQTHYPERLGKALLTNIPFLGRAFLKLIYPFIDPLTKEKLVFDAEFKKFVHAEQLDKDFEGLVDFEYNHELYWPALLEITQKRRAAYFERFHKFGAVVGLSEIDLRGSSEKLTVPIGKHPYNASESTENLVEEVSDATEKLNL; this is encoded by the coding sequence atgtttggttttggtaaaaagaaggaggcaaaaaaggaagataAGGCTGATAGCAAgaattttatcaaagtcAGCACACCATTCGAACATCCAGTTGAAGGTATTGTTCcaccaaaggaaaaaaaactcacTGATGAGCAAGACACCAAGTACCAGGAAGTGTTACATTATTTCCAAAGGCCGGACCTAGAGGTCAGCGTtaaggagaaagaaagCTCCAAGAAAGAACCTttgattgatgatgaaaaggcATGGCTCACTAGAGAATGTATTCTGAGATACTTGCGTGCAACAAAATGGGTAGTCAAGGATGCAATCGAAAGAATTGAAGGCACCATTGCGTGGAGAAGAGAATTCGGAATCCAATATCAAGATCCTGAAAAAAACTCATGTAATGCCAAATTGGTGGAACCTGAATCTTTGACAGGTAAACAGGTTGTTTTAGGATTCGACAATGATGCTAGACCTTGCTTATATCTCAAGCCAGGAAGACAGAACACCAAGACATCACATAGACAGGTTCAGCACCTAGTTTTTTGTCTAGAGAAAGTTATCGACTTTATGCCTTCAGGACAAGATTCATTGGCCTTATTGATTGACTTTAAGCAACATCCAGAAATAAGTGCCAATGTGGAAACATCTAAGATCCCGCCGCTTTCTGTTGGCAGAGAGGTTCTTCATATTTTGCAAACACATTACCCAGAAAGATTAGGTAAAGCGTTACTTACAAATATTCCTTTTCTAGGTAGGgcatttttgaagttgatttaTCCATTTATTGACCCACTaaccaaggaaaaattGGTCTTTGATGCCgaattcaaaaagtttGTTCATGCCGAGCAGCTTGATAAAGACTTTGAAGGCCTTGTcgattttgaatataacCATGAATTGTACTGGCCTGCACTGTTAGAAATCACCCAAAAAAGAAGAGCTGCATATTTTGAAAGGTTCCATAAGTTCGGTGCCGTAGTGGGTCTTAGTGAAATAGACTTAAGAGGTTCTTCAGAGAAATTGACAGTTCCCATTGGGAAACACCCATACAATGCATCCGAGTCTACAGAAAACTTAGTAGAGGAAGTTTCAGACGCCACGGAGAAGTTGAATCTATAG